The Meiothermus sp. genome segment TGCAATTGCGCTACCTCGGCAGGGTAGGCCGGGGCTTGCTCGAGCGAAAAAATCATGCTTTACAGTCTAAGGTCTAAACCTGAAAACCACCCTCCACAAAAAACACCAACCCGCCAGGGAGGCGGCTGGCGGGTGTCTGGGTGGTTGAAGGCAGGCCGAGTCATTGGGATGGTATGAGTGCGCCTGGCTTCTTATTCAGGGTAGCGCACAACAGCAGCGCTTTTGGGTTATTTGACCCTCAGGCGGCCATCAGCCGGGCTTCCAGCCACTCCGGCAACTGACCCATGTGCTCGAGCTGCACATACGGCCCAGGTTTGGGTTCATCCATCTGCAGTAGCTCGTTTCGCGCCCCTGGCGAGGGAATGTAAACCGCCTGACCCCCAATTCCCAGCACCGGCCAGATGTCCGAACGCAGACTGTTCCCCACCATCAGAAAAACCTCGGGGCGGATACGGTGGCGGCGCAGGATGCGGCTGTAGCTGAAAGGGTCTTTCTCGCTCACGACCTCGAGACAGCGAAAATACTCGCCCAGGCCCGAGCGCACAAACTTGGTCTCCTGGTCGAGCAAATCGCCCTTGGCAATCACCATCAGGGGATAGTCGCCCGAGAGCTCGTCGAGCACCGCCTCTACCTCGGGCAGCACTTCCACCGGAGCGGCCAGCAACTCCTTGGTGAGGTTAACCAAAAACCGAATGTGCTCCGGCGAAATTCGCCCCCCGGTGAGCTCGAGGGCCGTCTCGATCATGGAAAGGCCAAAGCTTTTGACCCCATAGCCGTAGTGCTGGATGTTGCGCAGCTCGGTCTCCTTCAGATATCGGTCATCGTATGAACCATTCAAGTACTGCTGCATCAGCACCCTGAACTGCGCCTGAGCCTCGCTAAAGCAGGTCTCGCTGCGCCACAGGGTGTTATCGGCATCAAAGGCAATGTACTCGACCATAGCTTCCTCTATTTAAAGTGTAGAAGGCTATCTGGTACGGCCTGGGTCAGATGACCCAGCAATGCGTTAAACCCAAGACAGCCCGGCTATCCAGGGCTAAAGCCAGGGCCGCATATCAGGGTCGGACGACTGCCGAACAACTGCGCAAAAACGTCCCGGTCTGGCTTCAGGCCTGTATCACCGACAAAATCATCCAGAAGCATCCCAACTCGAGTAGAGTAATCATGCATGCGACTGCTCTATCTCGCCCTCCTGGTAGGTCTTGGCTTTGCCAACGCCCAGACCTGCGCGGGGCTGCCCCGGCTCGAGGTCAGTACCCCCAGCGGCTTCTGCGTGGGCATCGTCAGCCGCGAGCTGCGCTTTCCCAGGGGCCTGTTGCCCTTGCCCTCAGGCGACCTGCTGGTAGTGGAGATGAACGGCTGGAAAGCCAACCAGGGCTCGCTGGCACGGCTCTCCAAGCAGAGAAAGCAGTACCTCGCACAGCGTATTTTCAGTGGGCTGGATCGGCCCCATGGCATTGCCTTGGGCCCGGATGGCAGGGTGTATGTGGGGGAGGTCGGGCGCATCTTCCGCTTCGACCCCAAGCAAGCCCAGCCCCAAAAAGAGTACATCCTGCGTGACCTGCCTGGAAACGGGCGGCATCCCCTCACCCAGATGGTTTTCGATAAAGCAGGCAACCTTTTTGTGAACGTGGGTTCGGCCTCGGACAACTGCCAGCAGGACAAGGGCAAGGCAGTCTGCGCCGAGGCAGCGCGAAACGGCCTGATCCGCAAGTATACCCTTCAGTGGCCCCAGGGCATCGTGCGCGGCTGGAGCGTGCATGCTACCGGCTTGCGCAACTCCATGGCGCTGGCCCTTCACCCCTCGGGCACGCTGTTGCAGGGCGAGAATTCCCGTGACGCCATCCAGGCTGCCGACCCGCACATCTCCGACGAGGCCCACCCCGCCGACGAACTGAACGTGATAGTGCAGGGCACAAACTACGGCTGGCCCTATTGCTACGAAAACGGCCAGAACGCCCCCGAATTTACCCGCTACAACTGCACCCAGACCCGAAACCCCATCCTGCTCCTCCCGGCCCATGCGGCTCCTCTGGGCATGGCGTATCTGAATGCCCAAAGCGAGTGGGGCGACGGCTGGCTGGTGGTGGGCTACCACGGCTACCGCAAAGCCGGGCACCGCGTGGTGGCCTTCCGGGTAAACGGGCAAGGCATCCCCAGCGGCCCTGCACGGGAGCTCATCGGCAACTGGGTCTTCCCAGATGGCAAACTGGGGGCGCCGGTAGATGTGAAACAGGGACCCGATGGGAAAATTTACATTACCGATGACCGCAATGGCATGTTGCTGGTGTTCTCGAGAGTCTGATTCACTCCAGCACCCGCCATAAATACCAGGCCGCATGGGAGCGATAGGGCCGGAAACGCTCCCCCAGTTCTTCCAGCGCTTGCAGCTCGGTGATGCCATACAGCTTTTGCGACCCCTTGCGGATGCCCAGATCCAGTACCGGCCAGACATCGGGGCGGCCCAGACCAAACATCAAGAACATCTGCGCCGTCCAGACCCCAATGCCCTTGACCTGGGTCAGGTGGCGGATCACCTCCGGGTCGGGACGGTGCTCTATGCCCTCGAGGCCCCCTTCCAGGGCAAAGCGTGACAGGTACTGCACGTAGCGGGCTTTGGCATTCGACAGCCCCACGGCCCGTAAATCTTCGCCTGGGGCCTGGTAGAGTACCTCAGGCGCCAGAGCAAAGCGGCTTTTTAAGCGCTGCCAGATGGTATCGGCGGCCTTGCCGGAAAGCTGCTGGCCCACAATCGAGCTGAGGAGCACCACGTATGGCGAACGCTCGGGGAAAGGATGGGGCGCAAAAGGAGCAGGGCCATGCTGCAATGCCAGCTTTTGCATGGCCGCATCGGCAAACGCCACCTGAAGCTTGGGGCGGGGAGCACGGGGCATGGCCGATTCTACTGCCCCCGCTTCCACTCCCCCGACTTACCCCCGGCTTTGTGCAAGAGGCGCAGGTCGGTAATTTCCAGGCCCTTGCTGGCCGCCTTGAGCATGTCGTAAACCGTAAGGGCCGCTACCGCGCAGGCCGTGAGGGCTTCCATCTCGACCCCGGTCTCGGCCTTGGTTTTGACGGTAGCCGTAATGTGCACCCGGGCTTCTTCCGGCAGGAAGCGAAGTTCTACGTCTGCACTGGTAATGGGCAGGGGGTGGCATAGGGGTATAAGCTCC includes the following:
- a CDS encoding HAD family hydrolase, translated to MVEYIAFDADNTLWRSETCFSEAQAQFRVLMQQYLNGSYDDRYLKETELRNIQHYGYGVKSFGLSMIETALELTGGRISPEHIRFLVNLTKELLAAPVEVLPEVEAVLDELSGDYPLMVIAKGDLLDQETKFVRSGLGEYFRCLEVVSEKDPFSYSRILRRHRIRPEVFLMVGNSLRSDIWPVLGIGGQAVYIPSPGARNELLQMDEPKPGPYVQLEHMGQLPEWLEARLMAA
- a CDS encoding sorbosone dehydrogenase family protein, encoding MRLLYLALLVGLGFANAQTCAGLPRLEVSTPSGFCVGIVSRELRFPRGLLPLPSGDLLVVEMNGWKANQGSLARLSKQRKQYLAQRIFSGLDRPHGIALGPDGRVYVGEVGRIFRFDPKQAQPQKEYILRDLPGNGRHPLTQMVFDKAGNLFVNVGSASDNCQQDKGKAVCAEAARNGLIRKYTLQWPQGIVRGWSVHATGLRNSMALALHPSGTLLQGENSRDAIQAADPHISDEAHPADELNVIVQGTNYGWPYCYENGQNAPEFTRYNCTQTRNPILLLPAHAAPLGMAYLNAQSEWGDGWLVVGYHGYRKAGHRVVAFRVNGQGIPSGPARELIGNWVFPDGKLGAPVDVKQGPDGKIYITDDRNGMLLVFSRV
- a CDS encoding DNA-3-methyladenine glycosylase is translated as MQKLALQHGPAPFAPHPFPERSPYVVLLSSIVGQQLSGKAADTIWQRLKSRFALAPEVLYQAPGEDLRAVGLSNAKARYVQYLSRFALEGGLEGIEHRPDPEVIRHLTQVKGIGVWTAQMFLMFGLGRPDVWPVLDLGIRKGSQKLYGITELQALEELGERFRPYRSHAAWYLWRVLE
- the moaC gene encoding cyclic pyranopterin monophosphate synthase MoaC, producing MGKLTHFEDGKPRMVDVSEKTATLRTATAEATVRLQPEAVEALQEGGVGKGDPLSVAQLAGILAAKKTGELIPLCHPLPITSADVELRFLPEEARVHITATVKTKAETGVEMEALTACAVAALTVYDMLKAASKGLEITDLRLLHKAGGKSGEWKRGQ